Proteins encoded together in one Rossellomorea sp. y25 window:
- a CDS encoding DUF2975 domain-containing protein — protein sequence MKRETLFLKIALFLIGIPIVALCVLGLPWLAMDVAESDSRLAYVVYGILVVMYISAIPFFIALFQAFKLLSFIDKNNAFSELSVKALKNIKKSAIAISLIYVSAMPLFYILAEVDDAPGIILIGMIFIFGAAVIAVFAAVLQKLLKNAIDIKSENDLTV from the coding sequence ATGAAACGGGAAACACTCTTTTTAAAGATCGCTCTATTTCTTATCGGGATTCCAATTGTTGCTTTGTGCGTCTTGGGATTACCTTGGTTAGCCATGGATGTGGCAGAAAGTGATTCGAGGCTTGCGTATGTGGTATATGGCATTCTAGTCGTTATGTATATTTCCGCTATACCGTTTTTCATTGCATTGTTCCAAGCCTTCAAACTTTTAAGCTTTATTGACAAGAACAACGCGTTCTCGGAATTATCCGTAAAAGCGTTAAAGAATATAAAGAAAAGTGCCATTGCCATCAGTCTTATATATGTATCAGCGATGCCGCTCTTTTATATCTTGGCGGAGGTTGATGATGCCCCTGGTATCATATTGATCGGGATGATCTTTATATTCGGTGCAGCGGTGATTGCGGTCTTTGCGGCTGTTTTACAGAAGTTACTGAAAAATGCCATCGATATCAAATCTGAAAATGATTTAACGGTCTGA
- a CDS encoding TetR/AcrR family transcriptional regulator produces MFYIVFFLNIKEVPMNSELPKKKPGRPKIKIENNLTREKILKTSAHLFLTYGYEGVSMEQVAEACSVTKASVYYYFKNKANLFSVAVSSMFQRITIQTEKLLHSSNGLKQKLYEVTLDHLMRPHIDFETLLKEAAFSLTENHIQEIRDAEKEVHKALEDIFKQAMEKGEIVVTNPLLLAHAFSTVAMIRNKKDLIEELGGPQKTAQALVDLFWKGIGPK; encoded by the coding sequence ATGTTTTATATTGTATTTTTTTTGAACATCAAGGAGGTACCTATGAATAGTGAGTTACCGAAGAAAAAACCTGGAAGACCAAAAATAAAAATTGAGAACAATCTAACGAGGGAGAAAATCTTAAAGACATCTGCTCATCTGTTTCTAACATATGGATATGAGGGTGTTTCCATGGAACAGGTGGCTGAGGCTTGTAGTGTGACCAAAGCTAGCGTTTACTATTATTTTAAAAACAAAGCAAACTTATTCTCAGTCGCTGTGTCAAGTATGTTCCAACGAATCACGATACAAACAGAGAAACTTTTACATAGTTCTAATGGCTTGAAGCAAAAATTATATGAAGTCACACTCGATCATTTAATGAGACCCCACATTGATTTTGAAACGTTATTAAAAGAAGCTGCTTTCTCACTAACAGAGAATCATATTCAGGAAATTCGAGATGCCGAGAAGGAAGTTCATAAAGCGCTGGAAGATATATTCAAGCAGGCTATGGAAAAAGGTGAAATAGTAGTAACAAACCCATTATTGCTTGCACATGCATTTTCTACAGTGGCAATGATTCGAAACAAAAAGGATTTAATAGAGGAATTAGGAGGGCCCCAAAAAACAGCACAAGCTTTAGTTGACCTTTTTTGGAAAGGTATTGGTCCAAAATAA
- a CDS encoding alpha/beta fold hydrolase, whose protein sequence is MNNDMKRKIFYFLIGISLLFVVSFLGFYTWSQQTYEPSQTLYTLINKDEINYEKDWIIFNPTENNHVGIVVYPGAKVEPEAYSYYGKQLAEKGYLVAIPNVNLNFSLFDTNKMQEIMDSHTSVQNWIVGGHSLGGVSASTFAYDHPSEIDGVILLGSYPSETTDFSNKNIPMLSIYAEKDGLSTIDKITETRHLLSTEAAMYEIKGGNHSQFGIYGKQKGDNQASISVKQQQDSMVKATINWLEKNDLK, encoded by the coding sequence ATGAATAATGATATGAAAAGAAAAATATTTTATTTCTTAATCGGTATCTCTTTGCTTTTTGTAGTAAGTTTTCTTGGTTTTTATACATGGTCACAACAGACGTATGAACCGTCTCAGACACTCTACACCCTCATAAATAAAGATGAAATCAACTATGAGAAGGATTGGATCATTTTTAATCCAACTGAAAATAATCATGTAGGAATTGTGGTGTATCCTGGTGCAAAAGTTGAACCTGAAGCTTACAGCTACTATGGTAAGCAATTAGCAGAGAAAGGTTATTTAGTTGCTATCCCTAATGTGAACCTTAATTTTTCATTGTTTGATACTAACAAAATGCAAGAGATAATGGACAGCCATACATCCGTCCAAAATTGGATAGTGGGTGGACATTCATTAGGCGGCGTCTCAGCTTCAACATTTGCTTATGATCATCCAAGTGAAATTGATGGTGTGATTTTGTTAGGATCTTATCCTAGTGAAACAACTGATTTCTCCAATAAAAACATTCCTATGCTTTCAATATACGCTGAAAAAGATGGGTTATCGACGATAGACAAAATAACTGAGACAAGACATCTCTTGTCAACAGAAGCTGCCATGTATGAAATAAAAGGTGGAAACCACAGCCAATTTGGCATTTACGGAAAACAAAAAGGTGACAATCAAGCTTCTATTTCTGTCAAGCAGCAACAAGATAGCATGGTAAAGGCTACTATTAATTGGTTAGAAAAGAATGATTTGAAATAA
- a CDS encoding CsbD family protein: MRINDDQVKGKRKQTKGDLKKGLGKLTNDDSKIAEGERDKDKGKVQEKFGDVKESFKKSW; this comes from the coding sequence ATGCGAATAAATGATGATCAAGTAAAAGGAAAGCGTAAGCAGACAAAGGGAGATTTGAAGAAAGGTTTGGGTAAACTTACAAACGATGATTCTAAAATTGCGGAAGGCGAACGCGACAAAGATAAAGGAAAGGTTCAGGAAAAGTTTGGCGATGTGAAGGAATCCTTTAAGAAAAGTTGGTAA
- a CDS encoding Type 1 glutamine amidotransferase-like domain-containing protein, translated as MVNLFLSGGGDKEQTEIIDKEFVKALDLDKPLLYIPIAMQGEIPYKDCSKWIHSVFKPLGITEIEMWTDLEAVSPEDLRKFSSIYIGGGNTFYLLNTIRETGFDTILKEYVDNKGIVYGGSAGAIIFGRDILTSSHMDSNQTNMKAFEGFNYIENYSVWCHYETSNDDLVKEYVNKYGFSVIALPEEAGIVMSEATFKVIGSSPAYIFRDGDKYVVEPNGE; from the coding sequence ATGGTTAACTTATTCCTGTCTGGCGGAGGAGATAAGGAACAGACAGAAATAATAGATAAGGAATTTGTTAAGGCATTAGATCTTGATAAGCCGTTGCTATATATTCCAATCGCGATGCAGGGGGAAATTCCTTATAAAGACTGTTCCAAATGGATACATAGTGTGTTTAAACCTCTAGGCATTACTGAAATAGAAATGTGGACTGATTTAGAGGCTGTGTCTCCAGAGGATCTAAGGAAATTCTCCTCCATTTATATCGGCGGAGGCAATACATTCTATTTGTTGAATACCATACGTGAGACAGGCTTTGATACGATTTTAAAAGAATATGTAGACAATAAGGGGATTGTATACGGAGGGAGTGCCGGGGCAATTATTTTTGGCAGAGATATTTTAACATCTTCCCATATGGACTCAAACCAGACAAATATGAAAGCCTTTGAAGGATTCAACTACATAGAAAATTATTCAGTATGGTGCCATTATGAAACTAGTAACGATGACTTAGTTAAAGAATACGTAAACAAATATGGATTTTCTGTCATTGCATTACCAGAGGAAGCGGGCATTGTTATGAGTGAGGCTACATTTAAAGTAATAGGTTCGTCTCCTGCTTATATTTTTAGAGATGGGGATAAATATGTTGTTGAACCAAATGGGGAATAA
- a CDS encoding HD domain-containing protein: MKNNLLNILDLIKLGEKLKSEMRHSWLSNGRQESVAEHTWRVSLMAMLIEPYLTQKVDSAKLLKMIIIHDLVEAEAGDIPAFDTMNDRIAKEQKAINERKSIEKIKEMLGNALGNELYTLWFEFEEKTTYEAKVANALDKLEAQIQHNEADLSTWLDIEHKMSFMMDNHVGFDQTLQLFKDIIEGEAEVKLKEAGIDTEKMKGTSSPLFT; the protein is encoded by the coding sequence ATGAAAAATAATCTATTAAATATATTAGATCTCATCAAACTTGGAGAAAAGTTGAAATCTGAGATGAGGCACAGCTGGCTGTCCAATGGCAGACAAGAAAGCGTCGCGGAGCATACATGGAGGGTTTCCCTAATGGCGATGTTGATCGAACCTTACTTAACTCAGAAGGTGGATTCGGCTAAGTTATTAAAAATGATCATCATACACGATCTGGTTGAGGCTGAAGCAGGTGATATTCCAGCATTCGATACAATGAACGATCGAATAGCGAAGGAACAAAAGGCAATCAATGAAAGGAAATCCATCGAGAAAATAAAGGAAATGTTAGGGAACGCTTTAGGAAATGAACTATACACCTTGTGGTTCGAATTTGAAGAGAAAACGACATACGAAGCCAAAGTAGCCAATGCGCTGGATAAATTAGAAGCCCAAATTCAGCATAACGAAGCGGATCTCTCCACATGGCTGGACATCGAGCACAAGATGAGCTTTATGATGGACAACCATGTTGGGTTTGATCAAACATTGCAGCTCTTCAAGGATATCATTGAAGGTGAGGCGGAAGTGAAATTGAAAGAGGCTGGGATCGATACGGAGAAAATGAAAGGTACTTCATCACCACTATTTACTTAG
- a CDS encoding DUF4083 domain-containing protein → MNLGDLLYQLVIFSLLLVGAVSFTLFIRRLIINRKKEVQASDDLHKKLDRIIELLEKQNQG, encoded by the coding sequence ATGAATCTCGGAGATTTACTCTATCAGTTGGTCATCTTTTCATTACTGCTGGTGGGAGCCGTATCTTTCACCCTGTTCATCAGAAGGCTTATCATCAATCGTAAGAAAGAGGTTCAGGCTTCAGATGATCTCCATAAGAAATTAGATAGAATCATTGAATTGCTGGAAAAGCAAAACCAAGGTTAA
- a CDS encoding class I SAM-dependent methyltransferase, with protein sequence MLDILKQNKKSWDTVARHFNGKDALPSYGPFTQTEDELRLFDEITSKKVLDIGCGSGHSLLYMKDMGAREIWGVDLSETQIETAKETLKGLNANLSCSPMEEDIGLPKDYFDIVYSIYAIGWTTDLSSTLRLIHSYLKTGGSMIFSWDHPLYPHMKSEGGQIYLEGSYQEEGITTYPNFKGEDAPVVIPKRKLSTYINEVIKAGFTVESVIESDVSAAFDSVEEEVSDRYYSLYKARKFPTTMMIKARK encoded by the coding sequence ATGCTGGATATTCTGAAACAAAATAAAAAAAGCTGGGATACAGTCGCCCGCCATTTTAATGGAAAGGATGCATTGCCGAGTTACGGACCGTTTACACAGACGGAAGACGAATTGAGGCTGTTTGATGAAATCACCAGCAAAAAGGTGCTTGATATTGGATGTGGCAGCGGACACTCATTACTTTATATGAAGGATATGGGTGCCCGTGAAATATGGGGCGTTGACCTGTCAGAGACTCAAATCGAGACGGCAAAAGAAACGTTAAAGGGGTTAAATGCCAATTTATCCTGTTCGCCCATGGAAGAAGACATCGGGCTGCCAAAGGATTATTTTGACATTGTCTATTCGATTTATGCGATTGGCTGGACAACAGACCTGTCATCTACTTTAAGGTTGATTCACTCCTATTTGAAAACAGGTGGTTCAATGATCTTTAGTTGGGATCATCCCTTATACCCCCATATGAAAAGTGAAGGTGGCCAAATCTATCTGGAGGGTTCTTACCAGGAAGAGGGAATCACTACGTACCCGAACTTTAAAGGCGAAGATGCACCTGTCGTCATCCCTAAACGAAAACTGAGTACATATATAAATGAAGTCATCAAAGCAGGATTTACGGTTGAATCGGTTATTGAAAGCGACGTATCAGCAGCTTTTGACTCAGTGGAAGAGGAAGTTTCTGATCGCTATTACTCATTATATAAGGCGAGGAAATTTCCTACTACGATGATGATCAAGGCAAGGAAATGA
- a CDS encoding kinase: MSIVQIKETLLSRYQKEFSENRRFIVGIDGLGGAGKTTVAKELRHALELSNHEASIFHLDDHIVEAHKRYETGNDEWFEYYFLQWDIGLIETELFKKLHVNSGSITLPFYHSSTVTVITKPIHLAPSAIILIEGVFLQRKEWRRYIDFMIYIDCSHELRVERVLGRDLYLGDDQARLDKYKIRYWLAEDYYMDEVDPVGSADYIIK, translated from the coding sequence ATGTCAATTGTTCAAATAAAAGAAACGTTGCTATCCCGATATCAAAAAGAGTTCTCGGAAAACCGTCGTTTCATTGTAGGTATCGATGGCTTAGGAGGAGCAGGTAAGACCACGGTTGCAAAAGAGCTTCGACATGCATTGGAGCTTTCAAATCATGAGGCTTCCATCTTCCACCTTGATGATCATATTGTTGAAGCACATAAGCGATATGAAACCGGGAATGATGAATGGTTCGAATATTACTTTCTCCAATGGGACATTGGATTAATCGAAACAGAGCTGTTCAAAAAGCTTCATGTTAACAGCGGCTCTATTACCCTCCCGTTCTATCACTCTTCAACGGTTACAGTCATTACAAAACCCATCCATCTTGCCCCTTCTGCCATCATCCTTATTGAGGGTGTCTTCTTACAAAGGAAAGAATGGAGACGATATATTGATTTTATGATCTATATTGATTGCTCTCATGAATTAAGAGTTGAAAGAGTATTGGGCCGTGACCTCTATCTCGGTGACGATCAAGCAAGGCTTGATAAGTATAAAATAAGATACTGGTTGGCTGAAGATTACTACATGGATGAGGTGGATCCGGTAGGGAGTGCGGATTACATAATTAAATAA
- a CDS encoding glycerophosphodiester phosphodiesterase family protein, producing MNKKLLIGTGVAFSLLFSPFSQAFAEEPTAGERKQVDNVAHRGAAGYAPENTIAGFDVAVDMKADYIEIDVQRSKDGELVVIHDTTVDRTTDGTGKVGDLTLEQLQSLDAGSWKGEAFAGEPIPTFEEILDRYHGKVGILIELKAPELYPGIEEQVAEALIERNLDKAQNEKIILQSFNFDSMKKMDELLPHVPVGVLTSNRALTTEEALKEISTYAEWFNPSYGIVTEEVVKEVHSQGMQIGSWTVRSQEAADFLFDMNVDAIITDYPDYVDPRN from the coding sequence ATGAACAAAAAATTATTAATCGGTACAGGGGTTGCATTTTCATTGTTATTCAGCCCGTTCAGCCAGGCGTTTGCAGAAGAACCGACAGCAGGGGAAAGAAAACAGGTGGATAATGTAGCACACCGCGGGGCAGCAGGTTATGCACCAGAAAATACGATCGCCGGTTTTGATGTGGCAGTTGATATGAAGGCGGATTACATTGAAATCGATGTTCAACGAAGCAAAGATGGTGAATTGGTCGTCATCCATGACACAACGGTGGATCGTACCACAGATGGAACGGGAAAAGTGGGGGACTTAACCCTTGAACAGCTTCAAAGTCTTGATGCAGGTAGTTGGAAGGGAGAAGCATTTGCAGGAGAACCGATTCCGACCTTTGAAGAAATTCTTGATCGTTACCACGGTAAGGTTGGGATTTTAATCGAATTAAAGGCTCCAGAACTTTATCCTGGTATTGAAGAACAAGTGGCAGAAGCATTAATAGAACGGAATCTCGACAAGGCGCAAAACGAAAAAATCATTTTACAATCCTTTAACTTTGACTCTATGAAAAAAATGGACGAGCTGCTTCCTCATGTTCCGGTCGGTGTTTTAACTTCTAACCGTGCACTTACAACAGAGGAAGCATTAAAAGAAATCTCAACCTATGCGGAGTGGTTCAACCCAAGCTATGGAATCGTGACAGAAGAAGTCGTGAAGGAAGTCCACTCCCAAGGGATGCAAATTGGATCATGGACGGTACGCAGTCAAGAAGCAGCAGACTTCCTATTCGACATGAACGTCGACGCGATCATCACGGATTATCCGGATTATGTAGATCCTAGAAACTAA
- a CDS encoding N-acetyltransferase: MDIFIRQERPEEYSMTEEMTKQAFLHEEYSDKKEHLLVNKIRKSDAFIPELSLVAIHQSHEVVGHILLSKITIVDHDKVADSLALAPVSVAPSFQKKGIGSQLIRAALQKAKEIGYHSVIVLGHKDYYPKFGFKQATLWKIKPPFEVPDEVFMALELTEHSLRNVQGVVHYSKAFSE; encoded by the coding sequence ATGGATATCTTCATTAGACAAGAACGCCCTGAAGAATATAGCATGACAGAAGAAATGACGAAACAAGCATTTTTACATGAGGAGTATAGCGACAAGAAAGAGCATCTGCTTGTAAATAAAATTAGAAAATCAGATGCGTTTATTCCTGAGCTTTCATTGGTCGCCATCCATCAAAGCCATGAAGTGGTCGGCCACATCCTACTTTCTAAAATCACCATTGTCGATCATGATAAAGTGGCAGATTCTCTGGCACTGGCTCCCGTGTCTGTAGCACCCTCCTTTCAAAAAAAGGGTATTGGAAGCCAATTGATACGTGCAGCCCTGCAAAAGGCTAAAGAGATCGGTTATCATTCCGTGATTGTGTTAGGGCATAAAGACTATTATCCGAAGTTTGGCTTTAAACAAGCGACATTATGGAAGATCAAGCCTCCGTTTGAAGTGCCTGATGAAGTATTTATGGCTTTGGAATTGACGGAGCATTCTCTTAGAAATGTACAGGGTGTCGTTCATTATTCGAAAGCTTTTTCGGAATAA
- a CDS encoding DUF4269 domain-containing protein, which produces MIDLFARMKKGTDRQQKAYAVIMELDILNAMNIYNPVLCGTVPIGVDIGSSDLDIIMEVQEFEPFEELILTLYSKNNGFTIKRKTINGKEVVKANFIFSGFEFELFGQAQPVHKQHAYLHMLIEHELLQRYPALKQKVIHLKNQGYKTEPAFCKLFDITGDPYEGLIRFGVGEGIITG; this is translated from the coding sequence ATGATAGATTTATTCGCACGTATGAAAAAGGGGACGGACAGGCAACAAAAGGCATATGCAGTCATCATGGAACTGGATATTTTGAATGCCATGAATATCTACAATCCTGTTCTATGCGGTACCGTGCCAATTGGGGTAGACATTGGGAGTTCAGACCTGGACATCATTATGGAAGTACAGGAATTTGAGCCGTTTGAGGAATTGATCCTAACGTTATACAGCAAAAACAATGGATTTACAATCAAGAGGAAAACGATTAATGGTAAAGAAGTCGTGAAGGCGAATTTTATCTTTAGTGGTTTTGAGTTTGAGTTGTTTGGCCAAGCCCAACCAGTACATAAGCAACATGCGTATCTCCATATGCTGATTGAACATGAACTTTTGCAAAGATATCCTGCTCTTAAACAAAAGGTGATACATCTCAAAAACCAAGGATACAAGACAGAGCCGGCGTTTTGTAAGCTTTTTGATATTACGGGAGACCCTTATGAAGGCTTGATCCGTTTTGGGGTTGGAGAAGGGATTATCACGGGGTAG
- a CDS encoding SAM-dependent methyltransferase, translating to MNELKIVIGAGEYVNNPGWIHTQEEDLNLLDESKWKNRFLESSVDVILAEHVWEHLTYEEGLEAAELCIKYLKPSGYIRCAVPDGYFPNESYQHIVQVGGPGPKDHPAAGHKIVYNYHTLTKMFETAGFKVTLLEYFDEEGTFHQNHWDGADGVIFRSKKFDPRNEGEKLAFPSLIIDAVKL from the coding sequence ATGAATGAACTCAAGATCGTTATCGGCGCAGGAGAATATGTGAATAATCCTGGCTGGATCCATACACAGGAAGAGGATTTAAACTTATTAGACGAAAGTAAATGGAAAAACAGGTTCCTTGAAAGTTCTGTAGATGTCATCTTGGCTGAACATGTCTGGGAACACCTTACATACGAAGAAGGATTAGAGGCTGCTGAACTGTGTATCAAATATCTGAAACCTTCCGGATATATTCGTTGCGCCGTCCCAGATGGCTATTTTCCCAATGAATCTTATCAGCATATTGTACAGGTTGGAGGACCAGGTCCAAAGGATCACCCGGCTGCGGGTCATAAGATCGTTTACAATTATCATACGTTGACGAAAATGTTTGAAACGGCGGGATTTAAAGTGACATTACTTGAGTATTTTGATGAAGAAGGAACGTTTCATCAAAATCATTGGGACGGGGCTGACGGGGTGATTTTTCGTTCTAAGAAGTTCGATCCTAGAAACGAGGGGGAAAAGCTGGCGTTTCCTTCTTTAATTATTGATGCTGTTAAGCTATGA
- a CDS encoding zinc dependent phospholipase C family protein: MATWMVHFRIAENLLNKGLLVSEKEFAVGNIGPDCGLPDQVTGEFFPDKRVTHFKVDGKINPGLFLDQYIKKDRVDFTSPRFSFYLGYYLHLVTDVEWSRMHREKKKEPMYQDILGTSDYTKKIKGDWYGSDFVYLHENRDTIFHHVFQQIKSFPDYLDIFPEEQISKQIRRITEFYLGDSYAFALDPEYRFDYLTPDEVSQFVNTTTEIVVAHLQATFDEEMLWDQRQKHEISISKG, from the coding sequence ATGGCGACTTGGATGGTACATTTCAGGATTGCAGAGAACCTGCTGAATAAGGGGTTACTGGTATCTGAAAAAGAGTTTGCAGTAGGGAATATTGGGCCGGATTGTGGTTTGCCTGATCAAGTGACGGGAGAATTTTTTCCTGACAAAAGAGTAACCCATTTTAAAGTCGATGGGAAGATCAATCCAGGTTTGTTTCTGGATCAGTACATAAAGAAAGATAGAGTTGATTTTACCAGTCCGAGGTTTTCATTTTATTTAGGGTATTATCTTCACCTCGTAACGGATGTGGAATGGAGTCGGATGCATAGGGAAAAAAAGAAAGAGCCTATGTATCAAGACATACTGGGAACGTCTGACTATACTAAAAAGATAAAAGGTGATTGGTATGGTTCGGATTTTGTGTATTTACATGAGAATAGGGATACGATTTTTCATCATGTATTTCAACAGATTAAGAGTTTCCCGGATTACCTGGATATTTTTCCTGAAGAACAGATTTCAAAACAGATTAGACGAATTACAGAATTTTATTTAGGTGATTCGTATGCTTTTGCATTGGATCCGGAATATAGGTTTGATTATTTAACACCCGATGAAGTGTCTCAGTTTGTTAACACGACGACCGAGATAGTAGTGGCTCATCTACAAGCAACTTTTGATGAAGAAATGTTGTGGGACCAACGACAGAAACATGAGATTTCAATAAGTAAAGGGTGA
- a CDS encoding MFS transporter — MIKTKNNIYLLYFYLFFAQLFFDRALWVIYLGDKGMTFGEIGILEAFLHLAIVLFEVPTGMIADLYGRKVSLVIGNVFSLLYALFMLMSGTFSMFTLAFLSMGLMVTFHSGAEQAFAYDTLKNEKREKDYTRIIGSMTAISLLSLSLAKFLGGFMAEISWEWVYGATIVTHVLAVIPLFFMKEPEREKTEDIGGRWYNQWVHQFKLGVAVWRNNTVIHQPVVLFILASAVMVIMVFYGQEYFIQLGYSPVVVGAVFTIEGLLGVLMAKIAYRVEARFKFFNILYYGLGIFLFFFILFIFATDWAILISFLILAQLLSLFEPIFSSFVQNFLQSNIRSTFLSLIGLMESFVIMISFPLFGFAIERTGFTDGFAGLLLIFFVLAGGYLVGQKFIQRIR, encoded by the coding sequence ATGATTAAAACAAAAAACAATATATATCTGCTTTATTTTTATCTCTTTTTTGCCCAGTTGTTCTTTGACCGAGCGTTGTGGGTCATCTACCTTGGCGATAAGGGGATGACCTTCGGTGAAATCGGCATATTGGAGGCGTTTCTCCACTTGGCCATTGTCCTGTTTGAGGTTCCGACCGGGATGATCGCAGATTTGTATGGGAGGAAGGTCAGCCTGGTGATCGGGAATGTGTTCAGTCTCCTTTATGCCTTGTTCATGCTGATGAGCGGGACGTTTTCGATGTTTACCCTGGCCTTTCTATCCATGGGTCTCATGGTGACCTTTCATTCCGGTGCCGAGCAGGCGTTTGCTTATGACACGTTGAAGAATGAAAAGCGTGAGAAGGATTACACGAGGATAATCGGAAGCATGACGGCCATTTCCCTTTTATCATTGAGCCTTGCCAAATTCCTAGGGGGATTCATGGCAGAGATCAGCTGGGAATGGGTATATGGTGCAACCATCGTCACCCATGTCCTTGCTGTAATTCCACTGTTTTTCATGAAGGAGCCGGAACGTGAAAAGACGGAGGATATCGGCGGAAGATGGTATAACCAGTGGGTTCATCAATTTAAATTAGGGGTTGCCGTTTGGAGAAATAACACGGTCATTCACCAGCCTGTTGTGCTATTTATCTTAGCGAGTGCAGTCATGGTGATCATGGTGTTCTACGGACAGGAATACTTCATTCAATTAGGGTATTCGCCTGTCGTGGTGGGAGCGGTGTTTACAATCGAAGGGCTCCTTGGTGTCCTGATGGCGAAGATCGCTTACAGGGTGGAGGCGCGATTTAAGTTCTTCAATATTTTATATTATGGCTTAGGTATTTTTCTCTTCTTTTTCATCCTGTTCATTTTCGCCACGGACTGGGCGATCCTGATATCGTTCCTGATCCTTGCACAGCTCTTGAGTCTGTTCGAACCGATCTTCAGCTCATTCGTGCAAAACTTTCTGCAAAGCAATATCAGGTCTACTTTCCTTTCGCTGATCGGATTAATGGAGAGCTTCGTCATCATGATCAGCTTTCCGCTATTCGGATTTGCCATTGAACGAACGGGGTTTACCGATGGGTTTGCGGGCCTGCTTCTGATTTTCTTCGTGCTGGCAGGCGGGTATTTGGTTGGTCAGAAATTTATTCAACGGATCAGGTAA
- a CDS encoding NIPSNAP family protein has protein sequence MFYRRKFYLVKKEFVETFNAHFNYTNLPNQLKHGSRLVGRWMKDHAEETVEIFAIWEYDSRDDYMRIETSIRNDEEHLKRIRDWYEQHGGREHVAKEYIIEMRNEELETTVR, from the coding sequence ATGTTCTATAGAAGAAAGTTCTATCTAGTCAAAAAAGAGTTCGTCGAAACGTTCAATGCTCATTTCAATTACACCAATCTGCCGAACCAGCTTAAACACGGATCGCGACTGGTTGGCCGCTGGATGAAGGATCATGCTGAAGAGACCGTTGAGATCTTTGCGATTTGGGAATACGACAGTCGCGACGATTATATGAGGATTGAAACCAGCATCAGGAATGACGAAGAGCATCTTAAACGGATCAGGGATTGGTACGAACAGCATGGCGGAAGGGAACATGTGGCTAAGGAATATATCATCGAAATGAGGAATGAGGAGTTGGAGACGACGGTTCGATGA
- a CDS encoding GyrI-like domain-containing protein: MNAEKMKKTFRVVGLKGEGAFTDFNTEVPKLARQFLERLHEIEAEQGPEIALYEPKRASDHLEGIYYVGIMVGESFTNVPVGMEYIELEEEYVTAKGKIHHIGKLHSELVQWMDDRGYNRKPDSYIVETYHPLENGEEDVAVYLPIKMQNS, encoded by the coding sequence GTGAATGCTGAAAAGATGAAAAAGACTTTCCGAGTAGTAGGATTAAAAGGAGAAGGAGCTTTCACTGATTTTAACACGGAGGTACCGAAGCTTGCCCGGCAATTTCTAGAGAGGTTACATGAAATCGAAGCCGAGCAGGGTCCTGAAATCGCCCTTTATGAACCTAAGAGAGCTTCGGACCATCTGGAAGGCATCTATTATGTCGGAATCATGGTGGGCGAATCATTCACAAACGTTCCGGTCGGGATGGAATATATCGAATTGGAAGAAGAATATGTTACGGCGAAAGGAAAAATCCATCACATTGGCAAGCTTCATAGCGAACTTGTACAGTGGATGGATGACCGGGGATATAATAGAAAACCGGATTCCTATATTGTGGAGACCTATCATCCTTTGGAAAATGGCGAGGAAGACGTAGCAGTTTACTTACCTATTAAAATGCAAAATTCATAA